ACACACAGCAGAGGCATACGTGTGCTGCGCGCACGTGCACACAGCAGACAGGAAGACAGCATGCGCGCAAAGACCCAGAGACTCGTATTTGCAATGGCGGGGAGGGCGGCAGGGGGGCAGAGGGCGGGTAGAGAGAGGTGTGAAAGTCCAGGCTACAGAATTTGGCACTTTTGGCAAAGGGGACAGGAGCTCTAGAAAGCACCAAACGAGCCGAGTGTTAAGAAAAGGAGGGGCGCCCGagcggctcagccggttaagcctccgacgtgggctcaggtcatgatctcagggggcgtgagttcaaaccccgcgtcggtgtctgtgctgacagcgcggagcctggagcctgcttgggattctctctctctcccaaaataaactaactaactaactagctcaacaagtaaataaactttttaaaaaaaggaaagaaaagaacaggcgGGAGGAGGAGTGAagcatgagagaagagagaaggtgtCCCGGGCTGCGGGCTGTGGGCTGCCAGGATCTCTTGACGCCCAAGGACACAGGACTGAtgtctgtcctcccccccccccccccacactcccccCGCCTTACAGACAGACCCAGAGAACACGGATTACAGCATGGAGCACGGGGCCACCCGGAACTTCCAGGCGGAGAagctcctggaggaggaggagaagcggGTGCAGAAGGAGCGGGAAGACGAGGAGCTGAACAACCCCATGAAGGTAGAGCCCCCGGGCCTCGGCCCTCCAGGtcacccccgccaccccctccctgccgcTCGCGCACCCTGCGTGGTCCCGGGGCTGCGTGTACAGGACCCGACTCCTGGGATCCGCTTGTTAGATTGGCTGCCAGTCACCCTCAGGGAAGAGAGCTCATCCAGGGCCTGCCCTGCCGCCCGAGCCCCCTGATCTGGGTCCGGAGCACTTGGGCCACGTGTGGGAGCAAGCCCGGGGCGGGGGCCACCTGGCAGGCAGCAGTGGGCGGCCCCCAGGAGCTGGGAGCAGCCCCCCGTCCAACAGCCAGCAAGACAGCGGGGCCCTCAGTCCCTCGGCCGCAAGGAACCGATTCCGCCAGCGGCCTGAGCGAGCTCAGAAGAGCAGCCTGGGCCCCCGGTGAGACCACTGGCCCTTGCCGTCAGCCTGGTGAAACCCTGCCGGAGAACCCAGCCGTGCCGCGCGGCACCGGCCTCCTGGCCCACGCCAGCGGGCAGACGGGGAgatttgtgctgttttaagccaccgagCTGGTGGCAGATGGTCATGCAGCCAGAAGAAGGTGATACAGGGAGGCAGGAGGTCGGACTGGAGAACACAAGGCGCCGTGTTAGCGCGGGAGACTCCGATGACCGTGGGCCGTGGAGCCCAGAAGCGTGGGAGGCACCGTTCTCTTGAATGTTcgctggctgtgtggccttgggcaaggcaCTTGGCATCCCTGTGCCTTGTGTTGCCTTCCTCAGAAAAAAGAGAGCATCTGTGCCCCTTCCGATCTCCCCGACCCGCATGATGCCGGCTATTCCTGCGCCCCTCTGCCAGGTTTCTGAGCTACCGCGGGGGACCCGATGCGACGGGTTCAGcagggtggcgggggcggggaggcgggctCTGCAGGGGCTGCGTGTGCCCGGAGCTGCCTGCGTGGTCGCGTTCGTCCTTGTCCGCCCACACTGGCCCCGGGGGTTACAGCCTAGCGAGTCTCCCCAAAACTGCAACTTTACCTAAGAAACATCTGTGATCCTacagtttctgagggtcaggagcCCCGGGGAGCTGAGCCAGGATGGGGGGCTCTGGCCCGGGGTCTCTCATGAAGTCGCGGTCAAGCCACATCTTCTGAAGGCTCGACCGAGACCAGAGGGGCTGTTTCCATGCTGGCGCCCTCAGGGAGCTGGCAGGGGCCTCCGTCTCTGCCACGCGGGTCCCTCCACTGCACTgcccgagcccccccccccccaacccccgacACTGAGCACCCGCACCACGCAGCACCGCCCTCCCCAAAGCGAGGGATCCAGAAAAGCGGGAAAGGCGCCGCCCTCAGAGCGACAGGCCATCATTCCGTCTTGCTCTGCTCCCTAGGAGCGGGTCACGGAGTGCGGCCCACACTCGCGGGAAGGGAATTCAGGCTCTGCTCTTTCAAGGGAGGAACCTCGAAGAACCGGGGGATATACTTTCAAACCCCCGGGACCGCCACTTCCCAAAGGCTCAGCACAGGGTCACGCGGCCAGGAAGCGGCCAAGGGCGGGTCCCACACCCGGCTGTGCCCGGCTCCGAACGCCCCTGTCTCGGAGACGTGGGCTGGCCTTGCCCCTCCGAGCCTCGACAGAAACGGAGCTATCGCAAGGATTAAGTGACCTTCCGTTTGGAAACATCTCAGCCTGGCACACAACAGTGGCTCAGGGTGTCCGTTTTTAACcttttttgtaactattttttttaagtgggctccgTGCCCAGCACGGGGGTTCAGGTCCCGACCCTGACATCCAGCCGCCCGCCCCACTGACTGGGCCGGCCGGGCACCCCTCCTCTTTGCTATATATATCATTTCATGCTGGAGCCAGGCTGGCAGCCGAGGCCGACTGGCCCCACCACTGACCAGCCACGCGGCCTCAGATGACCACTCCCCGTGCCCGGGCCTCGGTGTTCGGAGCTGTGAGATGGGTGCAGCTCGGGCAGGAGGCCCCCGAGCGGGCGCTGTGgatggaggcggggtgggggggggggtctctccctGGCGGGTGCCGAGCCCCACGGCCCCCGCAGGCGCACGCAGCCCGTGTCCTGCCCGCCAGGTGCTGGAGAACCGAACCAAGGACTCCAAGCTGGAAATGGAGGTGCTGGAGAACCTGCAGGAGCTCAAGGACCTGAACCAGCGGCAGGCGCACGTGGACTTTGAGGCCATGCTGCGGCAGCACCGCCTGTCcgaggaggagaggcagaagcGGGAGCAGGAGGAGGACGAAAGGGAGACCGCGTGAGTCGgccgggcggggccgggcgggggccaGGGTGCTCTGACCCACCTCCGgccctgcctctgcctggaacaccccccCCTTCCAGGTCTTCCCGGGCTCCCTCAAAGGCCGCCTTCTCCGGGaggcctcccccatcccccccgcGTCTCACTTTCTCAGGGCGTCTGTGTCGGGGTCCCCAAGGCCCCGCCCAGGTTTGGTGACCTGTGAGGAGGAGCCTCAGGCCCGGCCTGCTGTGTTCACACTTTGTGCACGGCACCTACCACCGGGGAACCTTCTCCCGGTTtatggcctccctccctcccgcctccagAATCTGAGGTGGCTGGGTGTCTGCATTCGCAGGGCCTGGGACAGGGGCACGGAGTAGGTCCCCGTGGCGCGGGCAGGTCGGCGATACGGTGATCCGCAGTGAGAAGGGTGTATGTTTATCCGGCACTTGCTGAGTGCCGGGCACTGGTTTGAGGTCGTCCTGATCGTTCTGGCAGTCGAGGGACTGCGGTGTGGGGCGCTCCAGGCACGGTCCCGACCGAGTCACCCGGCCAGGGTTCGGGTTCAGGTAGCTGGTGCCATCGGCCAAGCACTTAACCACTCGCTGCCCTCAGtggacagagatttttttttttaacgtgtatttattttgagagaaagagggagcacaagcaggggaggggcagagggagggagagcgcgaatcccaagcaggctccatactcagtgcggagcccaacgcggggctcgatctcaccgaggtcacgacctgagccgagaacaagagccggatgctcaccACACTGAGCCACGCGGCACCCCCAGAGAAGATTGTTTTTAAGGCATTTGTgtgcccccaccccgcctccgGCACTCACCGATGTCAGGAGGGGCAGCGCGCCCCGGCAGGACATCCCAGGCCCACGTGCCGTCCCACAGGGCCCTGGTGGAGGAAGCCCGGAAACGAAGGCTGTTGGAGGACTCAGATTCAGAAGAGGACGCTGCTCCTCCTGCCCCGCCGCGCCCGGCCCCGCGGCCCAACCCCACCGccatcctggaggaggtgagtgCACGCCCGGACCTCCGTCTGTTCTCGGGTTAATCTGAGAGGGTGGGCCGGGGGTCGGCCTAACCTGGTCTCCAAAGGCCAGACCGCGTGTGTCGTAAGGGCTCAAGTCCGCCGTCGCAGCCCCAAACAGCCCTGGATCTTGCGGGCATGAGTGGCCGTGGTCACGTGCCGGTAAAACTTCACGGTCAAGACGGGCTCTGCTTTACCGGCCGCTGCTTCAGCCGCTGAAACAAGTGAGACCCTCCAAGGTGGAGACCTAAGAACTCCGATGTTTGCCTGTCAGCCCCTCAAAGTTGTTCATTGGCTGGACTAACCTCCTGGCCACACGCAGCTGTAGAGAGCCCGGGAACTGGGGCCTGTAGGCGGCCTGTGCTggcagaaaggaggggagagaaggatgtGGCAGGTGGACTTTGCACCACAGCTGTCTTATCCACCAAGGTCAaggccactctttttttttttttttttttttaacgtgtattcatttttgagagacaagagacagcgcgtgagcaggggcggggcagagagagagggagacacagattcccaagcaggctccaggctctgagctgtcagcacagagcccgacacggggctcgaactcacgaaccgtgagatcgtgacctgagccgaagtcggacgtttaaccgaccgagccgcccaggcgcccctaggccaCTCTGGTTTGTTAACTGAAGAAGGGGGTTAATGAGGGAAAtcgtttattttcatttaaacgTATCCGTGGTCCGGGTTACTAGATTGCAAGCCCCGCCAGTGGATAGGACCCCAGGTAACAAGGGTTTCAACTGCACAGGGGTTACTTTTCTCTCCAGCGACAGTTGTGCACAGCCATCCGGACAGGGAAGGTGGCCCCACAGCACGGGGCCCAGGCACCTGCCTTCTTCCTGGTTCTGCTGTCGGCGGGGgtgggcggagggggaggggggtgccctCATTTTATGGTGTCCCAGTGTACCTTCACATCCTGGccggagaggagaggggcagacaggggaGGGGGACTTTCCGGGGCCGCCGCACATCCTGCTGCTCACATCCCATTGGTCAGAGCCGAGCCACCTGACCACATCCTGCTGCAAAGGAGGATGGGAAAGGTAGTCTTTCCGTGGGGTAGCCATGCTCCCGCTGAGTTGCCCCTGACGGTCAGCAGAGAGAATGGCTCTGGAGGTCGTGCGCTGTCCTCCATCAATCTTTGAAGGCTTCATTGATGTCCcgtcccccccagccccctcacAGGTGTCTTGTTCACGCCTAGTGTGACAACCAACTTTCCTTTTGCACAGTATGCCTCCGTCAAGACTTCCCAAACCTTCACCGAGACCCTTACGGAAGCTCGTCTGTCCGTCCCTGTGTCCTTGGTTCAGTTTAGGGGCAGTGAGCGCAGCTGGCAGGGACGGGTTTCGAACGAGTGCTCACAAGCGCGGGCGCCGGCCTGCTGTGGGGGCCGCGTGAGACCGTTCAGTGATGCCGGGTCAGAAAGCTGCTCTGTCTGCCGCTGGGCCGCGTCTGTCCTGGTCGCCGCTCTCGGGGCCCCGGCCAGCACGCAGATTGCGACAGGGCCGCCCGAAGCCCCCTTCGCATCTCTGCCTGTAGCTCCTCCTCCTCGCTCTGATGTCAGCCCGGGTCCCCTCTCTGAGGAGACCTGTCCCCACCGCCCTGTCAACAGTGGCTGCCGTTCCCTCCACTGTCGTGCCACGCTGATGTCCTGCTGTCAAGACGGGTGTTGTCCTGGTGACCTACTCTTGTCCCTCCTCCGTCCTCCCTCAGATGGTGGGCCCCGCGAGGGCAGCTCCAGCGCCAGGCTCAGACAGGACCTCCTGATCCAGGGGATTCGTTTCTCTGTTTCAACATAACTGGCAAAAGGGGTTCCTCCCAGTACGATTGAAGAGCTGGATGTGAGGCTGAGCCCCTTTCTGCCTTCCCCTAACTAGTCCCGAAAGTGGGTGCCTCCGTTTCCCCTCTTTCCATCAAACATACTGATAGAGCATCTTCCTGCCAAGAATTACGTGTGGCACTGTGGATGCAGTTGTGAACAGGACAGGAACCCACAGCATGGATGGATGGGGGTGATACGTAATGAGGCAGTAAAGGGTGAAAGGGTGCTGGGGGCGTGGAAATACAGCACTCACTTGAGCTTGAACTGTGGAGAAAGGTTTCCCAGAGGAGCCAGTACTTGGGTGGGTATTGAAGGGTGAGTAGGAGTTCGCCAAATGCATTAGAGGAAAAGGGGCATGGCAGGTGGAGTGAAGGAGGTGAGAAGGTGTGTGACTTAGGATGTGCGGGAGAAGGGGGGATCTGGGACAGCTCACCCACTCGTGTCCCCTCCACTTACCCCCAGGCTCCAAAAGCCAAGAGGAAGGCGGAGAGCTGGGAACGGAGCGTCGGCACCCTTGGCAACAGGCCCCCGCTGTCGGGCCTAGTCGTGGTGAAGAAAACAGACCCGGGTCGCAGCACCAGGCAGGGCCAGGCTTCACCCACCCCCGGTAGGTGCTCCGGGGTCCCGGGATCGGAGCGCAGCACCTCAGAGGGCCGCCAGGTGGCAGCAGCGCCCCCAGTGCTGCTGCCGCGCGCTGGGAACCCGCGGAGGGGGGCGAGGGAGGGGCGCCCCCTACCAGGCGCTCTCGCCTCTCTCCCAGGCCCCAGGAAGAGCGGGAAGGCGGCTGACCCTGCACCCTGGACGCCCGGCACCTCCTCCCTGAGCCAGCTGGGGGCATATTCGGACAGCGAGGACAGCAGCGGCAGCAGCTGAGACCCCTGCCCAGGCCCTTCTCCGGGTCAAGGTCAGGTGTCCGTAGTCAGCTGCTGGTCGGCAGGAGGCCTCGGCACCAACCAGGGCCATGAGCGGACAAACACAAATGTTCTCCGAGGCTGGTCGGGCCAGCGAGGGCTTCCACCCCCGGACTCGGTttctcccctgtccccccacctACCAGCCTTCGGGGACCTCGGGGTCCCTGGCTCACGCTGCCGCCCTCCTGGCCCTCCTTCCGGGGCTGTGGCATCCCTGGAACAGCCCTCGGCTTCCGGCAGGCTTTTGCGGTACTCCCTGGCCTCCCTTggatggcagggaggggtgggcggTGTTTGGGGCCCGCCCCCGTTGCCCCGCCCACACGCTAGCTCCGCCCCCTCCTGCCATGAAACCTGCAAACCAGTGAAAGGAAGCTGTCGCCTGGCCTGGGCACTTTCGCCGGCTTCTGAGGCGGGGCCGCGGAAGCACACGTGGCCAGCGTGGGCGCCTGGCTCTCAAGCTGTGAGTCGATCAGGGTTTGTTGATCGGCCTGAGTTTGGGGATGATTTGTTATGTAGCACTAGATAGCTGACACGGTCGCGTGACTAGTAAACCTGGTTCCAAAGCTCACGTTCTTTCAAGGCTGCCGGCTGTCAACTCTGGTGTAATTCTCTTCTGCTTCAGCCTCGTCTAGTCGAAGGTCCTGTGTTCCCACCAGCTTCCTTCACAacctgacaccccccccccttcccccatctctcctGCCGCTCCTCCCGGGGTCGCGGACGTCAGCCCTCCTCTCACTCATTCACTCGGCATTTGATAATGAGGCTTTGTGCTTCTCGCTGTTTGCGAGATGAAAAGcccccactttttcttttaattaaaaaaattcttctaatgtttatttttgagagagagcgagagaacacgagcggtggaggggcagagagagagacacacacacacaggacccaaagcaggctctgagctgtctgcccagagccagacatggggctcgaacccacaaaccgtgagatcgccACCGCGggagccaccacccaggcaccctgaaaagaCCCCGCTTTGGGGGGTCTGCTTTCTGCTTTCCTACGATGGTTTCTGTGCTTTAGTGTGACTTGAGGTGAACTGGGATCCAGCCAGGGCTTCCGATCAGGACCCGGGGGCCTCCGCTGTGAAGACAGGGCCGGTGGGGGGCGGGAGCCTGCTCACCCCCGCCTGGCGAGAAGTGGAGGCTGGAGCGTTTACACCCCGAAAGTCCACGCGTGCTAGGAAGCTGCACACCCCCGCCAGAGGCCGGCACTGCCTGCTTTCCTCACACTCCGCGACGCCCGCGACGCCCGCGACGTGCCTGTTCAGACCAGCGGTGAGGGTAAACCGTCCAGCCGGaagagggcaggaggctgggcctCTCTGGTTCGCTCCGATTCCTCCCTGCAGACGTCCCCGTTCTGGGGCCACCCTACTTGTAGCCACGTACACGTGCCATCGGTTACCAGGGTGAAGAGTATCGACTCCATCCTCCCGCCTACGTTAGCGAGCCACGGTCGGTGGGCCAAACGTGGCCCACAGCctagttttgtaaataaagtgttaTGGGCACATAGCATGGCTGCTTCGCTCTGCAGTGGCCGAGTTGAGTAGGGAGGACAGGGACTCTGACCCGCAAAGCCACCAGGTCAGCCCACCCCTGCCTGGGTCGCCCAGCTCTGCACTTCCTGCTCCGCTCCCCCAGCCTCCACGGGAGGGTGGCCGGGACCCCTCCTCACCCCGATCCCCAGGCTCACGCTGTGCCCGCGGCCCTGCTGCCTGAAGTCACCCTGAGGACGGCCACCAGCCGCCCTCTTCTCAGTGGCGCACCGGACGGAGTACGCGGGATCCGGTTGGGTGAGTAATGGGAGCGAACGTTCGTGAAGGACTCAGCATTTGCTAAACCCGTGCCAAGCTGTTGGGCAGATCTACTCATTTAAGTTTCTGAGCTCacgtagcttttttttttttttttctttttttttttttgagcgccTACTTTGTGCCCAGATCTGTTTCAGGCACTGGGACAATGGCAGTGAAGAAAAAACAGTCCCCACTCATAACGGTGACATTATTTTTGGAAGATGGGGGATAAGATAGTAAACCCACCTAAATATAACAATAAGGTATGAAAGGAAATACGTGTGTGCTGGAAGCCGTGACAACTCTGGGCGAACACACAGCAGGGCGAGATGGCGGCCTGAGGGGTTGCCGGCCCGAGGTGTGTttattacccccccccccgccacgcgAAGAGACCGCCTAACAAGATCTATCAAAAGGTAgcagctgaaaacaacagaaatgtgggTGTGGTTCTGCCGGGTTCTCTGCTTCAGGGTCTCGTGGCCGCAACTGAGATGTTGGTCGGGGCTGCGGTCTCATCTGAAGGCCCGTCTGGGGCAGGATCCCCTTCCAAGCCCGCTCACGTGGCTGTTGGCAGGATCTGGCTCCTCACAGGCTCTTGGGCGGAGGCCACCCTCAGGGCGCTTGCCTACAGGGACCTCCGACAGCCGGCTTCAGAAAGCCACCACAGCAGGAGTCTTTGAGAAGTGGtatcccatcacctttgcccTGTCACTCTGGCCGCAAGCAAGCCGCAGGTTCCGGCCACGTTGACGGGGAAGGGATTACACATGGCTGTGACCACCAGCAGCTTGGGGTCACTGGAGGTCCGCCGAGGGTCTACCTGCCAGGCGCCCTGTCAACAATGAGCTTTGCAAGGGTAGCTGTGTGGACAGGTGTATCCTCAGCACCTAAGACCATCCAGGCACtaagtaggtgctcaatagatgTTTGTGGCCTAAGTGGGTGTCTCCCCATTCACAGAGGAGGGAGCGGAGGCCCACAGTTCTGCCCGCTCTgtaaccccctccccaccccccacttcgcTGGAACTTTCTTCTATTTCCCTGCAGGCCTTCACGCCTCGTTCTCCCACCCTTTGGCCTGGGAGCAGGTCTGCTCTTGGCCCCGGTTCCTGTGGGGGTGCCCAGGGTCCAGCGGCAGGATAGCATACATCAGTGtctggtgtatgtgtgtgctcgGATCCTGCAGAGCCTCGACCCgcctcctctcccccacaccccctgcaccccccctcctgctctccagagcctgcccttccccctttccccacgCACTCGCTTGCTCGCTCACTAGCTCCGTGTCTGTCATCCTGGGGAGCTGTCAGGCCTCATCCAGAATCTCCTCCATCAATCCCCTGGGGGCTGCGGTACATCAGAGGAGTTGGTGGGGGTGCCCCCCCCTCCAAACAGCCCGCTCTGCCTGAGCCTGGACTGCACAAAGGGCCCATTTCCCAAGCTCTAACTGGCTCATTCCCGTGAGGGGAGGCTCCTTGGCCAAGGGCTCAGAATGAGCGAGGGACAGGGCCTGGGTTTGCAGCCGCAAGGCTCCAAGGCTATACCTTTAATGACCACGCTCCGTGGCGACTCCTGCAGACAGAGCCTCCAGGGGCTGGGCCGTGCCCCTCCCATCAGATTGGCCACTCGTGATGACACAGCTGTGTCTCTTCCATCAGACTAGGGGCCTTTGAAGTTGGGACCATGCCTCCCCCATCAGATTGGGACTCCTAAAGACAGGCTCCCGTCTCCTCCATTAGACTAGGGGCACCTAAAAGCAGGGCCACGTCTCTCACATCAGAGTAGAAGCCCCTGAGGTCGGAGCCATACCTCCTTCATCAGACTGAATGTTTCAGAGCGTCAGATCACGCCTCCCCTATCAGACTGGGAGCCTATTAGGCAGGCACCTATCCTCCATCAGACTGAGTCTTCTGAGGTAGGAGTGTTTAGGCCTCCCCATGAGCCATCCCCAAGGGTCCTTTCTTATCCTGGTGCCTTGgctcccttcccacctccagacTGGCTGCTCATGAGACAAGAGTGACGGGACAGCTCCCAGCCAGGGACCCCATCTGGCTGCTTCTTAAGATCCCATCCACCTAAAGCatatactgagcacctactgtgtgccatgcAGTAGAGTATTATTTGGCCATCAGACGAGCGAGGCGCTCACACCTGCTACGTGGATGGGCCTTGAAAACGTGACccagacacaaaaagccacataGTGTGTGATTCCTTGTGCGTGAAATGTCCAGGGCAGTTCGCCCCCAGGAACAGAAAGTACATCAGAGGTGCCGGGGCCAGAGAAGTGGTGAGAATAGGCAGAGGCTGCTGATGGGGATGGGGTtgcttttgggggtgatgggaatgttctggaattcgTGCTGCCGGTTGCACGATCTTGAGAACATGCCCAAACTGAAACGCACACGCCAAGTGGGTAAACCGTAGGTATGCGAACTgtatctcaaaaggaaaaaaacaaaacaaaacagaaaacaacgtGCCACCAACGGTGTCCCGAAAGCGCTCGACAGAGGTAAGCGGTCATTGTCCCATCTCAGAGACGGGGAAAACAGTTGAGGTCACCACCCAAGGTCAGGAGGGCTGGGATTCCAGACACTGAGCCACACCCAGGAGACGCCCCTGATACACTGCCTCTGGGACCACgggtgctgggggaagggaggcaccCCCAGACCaccccacctgctccccaccGTCCACACAGCgggccccctcctctcccagTCAAAAAGCGGAAACCCGAGAGTTCATGTGGCTCTTCAAGGGCACGCCGCAAGGTCGCCAGACCCCCAGCCTGGCTGTCGGCATCCACCGTCTCccgctcctccctcctcccagaacCCCTTCCCCGCTCCTCTCCTTAGGACGAGGCGGGGGCCGGCCCCAGGAGCAGCCAGCTCAGAAGCGCAGGAAAGTCAAACGCCGTTTGATTCTGCCTCCGGGGCCTCTAATTGCTATTTCTGACACACGCTGTAATTAGAAGGCccctttcaaatatttatacCTCAGACGGCTCGGATTTATCCGACCGGGAGAGGGCTCGGATTTGATGAGATCTGTCAACGGCTCGTCCCCGAGCTGGGAATTGCCTCCGCGGCTGACAGAAA
The Panthera uncia isolate 11264 chromosome A2, Puncia_PCG_1.0, whole genome shotgun sequence genome window above contains:
- the YJU2 gene encoding splicing factor YJU2; amino-acid sequence: MSERKVLNKYYPPDFDPSKIPKLKLPKDRQYVVRLMAPFNMRCKTCGEYIYKGKKFNARKETVQNEAYLGLPIFRFYIKCTRCLAEITFKTDPENTDYSMEHGATRNFQAEKLLEEEEKRVQKEREDEELNNPMKVLENRTKDSKLEMEVLENLQELKDLNQRQAHVDFEAMLRQHRLSEEERQKREQEEDERETAALVEEARKRRLLEDSDSEEDAAPPAPPRPAPRPNPTAILEEAPKAKRKAESWERSVGTLGNRPPLSGLVVVKKTDPGRSTRQGQASPTPGPRKSGKAADPAPWTPGTSSLSQLGAYSDSEDSSGSS